A single window of Caldicellulosiruptor bescii DSM 6725 DNA harbors:
- a CDS encoding stage II sporulation protein R → MSKRIFFSKHYILPIIFSIIIFTIIYGYLSFEQIDGLQRNLSKSVLRLHILANSNSKEDQKLKIYVRDKLVEFLSRNIDFSKSKYEVIKQISNKKLQIEDYLDKTIKERGKNYDVKVSIQRDLFPNRVYSNFLFPSGIYDCVRVFIGNGKGKNWWCVIFPPLCIVDEAKLEFPTEAKKELKSSLSRKEYLIATSYGSIDKMPVKLRLKIYEILKTKFYKEAWFKRIFRSI, encoded by the coding sequence ATGTCAAAAAGAATTTTCTTTTCTAAACATTATATTTTGCCTATAATTTTTTCAATAATAATATTTACAATAATTTATGGATATTTGAGCTTTGAACAAATTGATGGTTTACAAAGAAATCTATCAAAATCAGTTTTAAGACTTCATATCTTAGCAAACAGTAACTCAAAAGAAGACCAGAAACTAAAGATTTATGTGCGGGATAAACTTGTAGAATTTTTGTCAAGAAATATTGATTTTTCAAAGAGTAAATATGAGGTTATAAAACAAATCAGTAATAAAAAGTTGCAGATTGAAGATTACCTTGATAAGACTATAAAGGAAAGAGGGAAAAATTATGATGTGAAGGTAAGTATTCAAAGAGATCTGTTTCCAAATAGGGTTTATAGCAATTTTCTTTTCCCCTCTGGCATATATGACTGTGTTAGAGTTTTTATAGGCAACGGTAAAGGAAAGAACTGGTGGTGTGTTATATTTCCGCCTCTTTGCATAGTAGACGAGGCAAAGTTAGAGTTTCCAACTGAGGCTAAAAAAGAGCTCAAAAGTTCACTTTCCAGAAAAGAGTATTTGATTGCAACAAGTTATGGAAGCATAGATAAGATGCCTGTAAAGCTGAGACTCAAAATATATGAGATTTTAAAAACAAAATTTTACAAAGAGGCATGGTTTAAACGAATCTTTAGAAGTATATAG
- a CDS encoding coproporphyrinogen III oxidase — protein MHKKSFFAKGVEHNLRITYFSNSQKFLYDFQHIIRAFYPSAEVKFGHGGDIHFEAYFEEMKVFLKLQKGNKTIQKDFLLVDDEHESKKIFGRNIYDLLKDETKRELPWGILTGIRPTKIVYPLLEQGLKEEEIYKFLQEGYYISEKKSKLLLKVAKNEMSVLNRLDPFSACLYIGIPICPTKCLYCSFSCHEMTRQVKSLLGMYTDSLICELEKTYQKIEENRNKIVAIYFGGGSPAVLGIENIKKIFTNLFENLEKDHIREITFEAGRPDTIDVSLLELLADQSKELNIRLCINPQSSNDNTLKIIGRNHTFEDIKRAFALAKEYGFKNINSDVILGLPGEDENDYKKTIEDVLKLSPASITVHTLSIKRASLLRFKWNEYEFMDEETVNNLLNWTQYILEEHGYIPYYMYRQKNMIGNFENVGYCKRGFEGLYNVMIMQEKHNIYACGAKAVSKFVYEDDRIERIFNPADIKLYISRILNVDV, from the coding sequence TTGCACAAAAAATCATTTTTTGCTAAAGGGGTAGAACACAATTTGAGAATAACATATTTTTCAAACAGCCAAAAGTTTTTGTATGATTTTCAACACATAATAAGAGCATTCTATCCTAGTGCTGAAGTAAAGTTTGGACATGGTGGGGATATTCATTTTGAGGCATATTTTGAGGAAATGAAAGTCTTTCTGAAGCTTCAAAAAGGGAATAAGACTATTCAAAAAGATTTTCTGCTCGTTGATGATGAACATGAGTCAAAAAAAATATTTGGGAGAAACATTTATGACCTTTTAAAGGATGAGACAAAAAGAGAGCTTCCCTGGGGGATTTTAACAGGAATAAGACCTACAAAGATTGTGTACCCCTTGTTGGAGCAGGGTCTGAAAGAGGAAGAGATATACAAGTTCTTGCAAGAAGGATATTATATTTCTGAGAAAAAATCAAAACTTCTTTTAAAGGTTGCAAAGAATGAAATGAGCGTTTTAAACAGGCTTGATCCTTTTTCGGCTTGTTTGTACATAGGTATTCCAATATGCCCGACTAAGTGTCTTTACTGTTCTTTTTCATGCCACGAGATGACAAGGCAGGTAAAAAGTTTATTAGGAATGTATACAGATAGCCTCATTTGTGAACTTGAAAAAACATATCAAAAGATAGAGGAAAACAGAAATAAGATTGTTGCAATTTATTTTGGCGGTGGAAGTCCTGCAGTGCTGGGCATAGAGAATATAAAAAAGATTTTCACAAATCTATTTGAGAATCTTGAAAAAGACCATATTCGAGAAATCACATTTGAGGCAGGAAGGCCGGACACAATTGATGTATCACTGCTTGAACTTTTAGCAGATCAAAGCAAAGAGCTAAATATCAGGCTTTGCATAAATCCTCAAAGTTCAAATGACAACACTTTGAAAATAATAGGCAGGAACCACACATTTGAGGATATAAAAAGGGCATTTGCGTTGGCTAAAGAATATGGATTTAAAAATATAAACAGTGATGTGATATTAGGGCTTCCTGGTGAAGATGAGAATGATTATAAAAAGACAATTGAGGATGTTTTAAAGCTTTCTCCTGCTTCAATTACCGTTCACACACTTTCCATAAAAAGGGCAAGCCTTTTAAGATTCAAATGGAATGAATATGAGTTTATGGATGAGGAGACTGTAAATAACCTTCTTAATTGGACACAATATATCTTGGAGGAGCACGGCTACATTCCATACTACATGTACAGGCAGAAGAATATGATAGGAAACTTTGAAAACGTTGGATACTGCAAAAGGGGATTTGAAGGGCTTTACAATGTGATGATAATGCAGGAAAAGCACAATATCTATGCATGTGGTGCAAAAGCTGTGTCAAAATTTGTGTATGAAGACGACAGGATTGAAAGGATTTTTAATCCTGCTGACATAAAGCTCTACATTTCAAGGATTCTGAATGTTGATGTTTGA
- a CDS encoding MBL fold metallo-hydrolase — MFLKCIEVGDVVTNCYVFGKKEVVIIDPGDDATKIENIIVENDLIPRAILLTHGHFDHFLGCSYLKQRFKLPIYAHRVEKEILSNPAYNLSYLIGSEVKINCDGYFEDGDVLEFADFSLKVLHTPGHTPGSSCFLYDNILFSGDTLFKDSFGRCDLPLGDERQIFESIKEKLLVLPRNTKVYPGHGVPTTIGDELKNF; from the coding sequence ATGTTTTTAAAATGTATTGAAGTTGGGGATGTGGTGACAAACTGTTATGTATTTGGAAAAAAAGAGGTTGTCATTATTGACCCAGGAGATGATGCAACAAAAATTGAAAACATTATTGTTGAAAATGACCTTATTCCACGAGCTATACTTTTGACGCATGGACATTTTGACCATTTTTTGGGCTGCAGCTATCTAAAACAGAGGTTTAAACTGCCAATTTACGCGCACAGGGTCGAAAAGGAGATCCTATCAAATCCAGCATATAACCTGTCGTATCTAATTGGTTCAGAAGTAAAGATAAACTGTGATGGGTACTTTGAGGATGGAGATGTACTTGAGTTTGCCGATTTTTCATTGAAAGTGTTACACACCCCTGGCCACACACCTGGTTCGAGCTGTTTTTTGTATGATAACATTTTGTTTTCTGGTGACACGCTATTTAAAGACTCTTTTGGCAGGTGTGACCTTCCACTTGGGGATGAAAGACAGATCTTTGAGTCTATAAAAGAAAAGCTTTTGGTGCTTCCAAGGAACACAAAGGTTTATCCTGGGCACGGTGTGCCAACTACCATTGGTGATGAGCTTAAGAATTTTTAA
- a CDS encoding adenine phosphoribosyltransferase: MNLKEKFRHVLNFPKEGIDFIDITTVLQDKDAFKYAIDSLVNLVKDLDFELIVGPESRGFIFGAPVAYVLNKGLVLVRKKGKLPYKTVSVEYELEYGKDVLEMHIDAIKPGQKVVIIDDLLATGGTTLSNIKLVEKLGGEVVGIAYLVELTYLGGRENLKGYDVRSVVQFESSLI, translated from the coding sequence ATGAACCTGAAAGAGAAATTCAGACATGTTTTGAACTTTCCCAAAGAGGGTATAGATTTTATTGACATAACAACAGTTTTGCAGGACAAGGACGCGTTCAAATACGCTATAGACTCTTTAGTAAATTTGGTCAAAGACCTTGACTTTGAACTTATTGTTGGACCTGAATCAAGAGGGTTTATATTTGGTGCGCCTGTTGCGTATGTGCTGAACAAAGGGCTTGTTCTTGTTAGAAAAAAAGGTAAACTTCCTTACAAAACAGTCTCTGTTGAATATGAGCTTGAATATGGAAAAGATGTACTTGAGATGCACATTGATGCTATAAAACCTGGTCAGAAGGTTGTGATAATTGACGACCTTTTGGCAACAGGTGGTACAACACTTTCAAACATAAAGCTTGTTGAGAAACTTGGTGGTGAGGTTGTGGGTATTGCATACCTTGTTGAACTCACATACTTGGGTGGAAGAGAGAATTTAAAAGGATACGATGTCAGGTCTGTTGTACAGTTTGAATCTTCTTTGATATAA
- the dtd gene encoding D-aminoacyl-tRNA deacylase has translation MRAVVQRVKEAFVIVDGKEVGRIQRGLCLLVGVAQDDTEEDADYLCEKVANLRIFEDETSKFNLSLMDVGGEVLVISNFTVMGDARKGRRPNFMFAAEKEKAERLYNYFVEKLKQKVRKVECGVFQAHMEVSILNDGPVTVLLDSKKIF, from the coding sequence TTGAGAGCTGTTGTTCAAAGAGTAAAAGAAGCTTTTGTAATAGTTGACGGCAAAGAGGTTGGAAGAATTCAAAGAGGTCTTTGTTTGCTTGTTGGGGTTGCACAGGATGATACAGAAGAGGATGCTGATTATCTTTGTGAAAAGGTTGCAAACCTTAGAATATTTGAGGATGAAACCTCGAAGTTTAACCTTTCTTTGATGGACGTAGGCGGTGAAGTTTTGGTTATCTCAAACTTTACAGTAATGGGCGATGCAAGAAAGGGAAGAAGACCAAATTTCATGTTTGCAGCAGAAAAAGAAAAGGCAGAGAGGTTGTATAACTATTTTGTTGAAAAGCTCAAACAGAAAGTACGAAAGGTTGAATGTGGAGTTTTTCAAGCACACATGGAGGTAAGTATATTAAATGACGGGCCTGTGACAGTTTTACTCGACAGTAAGAAGATTTTCTGA
- a CDS encoding RelA/SpoT family protein, with protein MNLDLSDKLNELIERVKKYASEEDINLIKKAFEFAQKHHDGQSRNSGEPYIVHPLEVALILADLELDIASIVAGLLHDVVEDTSASLEDVEREFGKEIAELVDGVTKLGKLEFTSKLERQAENYRKMLIAMAKDIRVILIKLADRLHNMRTLKYLPPEKQRQKAQETIDIYAPLAHRLGISKIKWELEDLSLRYLDPEGYYDLVEKIAKKRVEREEYIKKIISLISEKLKEANIEVGQIDGRPKHFYSIYRKMKEQGKTLEEIYDLFAIRIIVNSVKDCYGVLGIIHTLFKPMPGRFKDYIAMPKPNMYQSLHTTVIGPEGEPFEVQIRTFDMHRTAEYGIAAHWKYKEGRIKSTDEDEKFAWLRELLEWQKELKDAKEFMESLKINLFSDEVFVFTPKGDVISLPQGSTPIDFAYAIHSEIGNKMAGAKVNGKLVPIDYELKNGDIVEIITSPNVHGPSQDWLKIVKSPQAKSKINAWFKKERKEENIQKGKDILEKELKKLNLPLQFALKEDVLQAVSQRYGYRTPEDMFAALGYGGITATKIALRIKEEIKKYIKEDEQKEFQIEKPKPAKASSNNGILVKGVENVLVRFAKCCNPVPGDKVIGYITRGRGVSIHRRDCPNVEQYLKEPERIVEAEWNVTKDAKFDATINVLANDRTGILMDITNLLGENKISVKAIQGRTTRDRIANINLTVEISSTEQLEKIIRKLRKIDSVFEVQRVKGG; from the coding sequence GTGAATTTAGATTTGAGCGACAAGTTAAATGAGCTTATAGAAAGGGTAAAAAAGTATGCATCAGAAGAAGATATAAATCTTATTAAAAAAGCATTTGAATTTGCACAAAAGCATCATGATGGACAGTCAAGAAACTCTGGCGAGCCATATATAGTGCATCCTCTTGAGGTTGCACTGATTTTGGCAGATTTAGAGCTTGACATTGCATCAATTGTTGCTGGACTATTGCATGATGTGGTGGAGGATACTTCTGCGTCTTTAGAAGATGTAGAGAGAGAGTTTGGAAAGGAAATAGCTGAGCTTGTGGATGGTGTCACAAAACTTGGCAAGCTTGAATTTACCAGTAAGCTTGAAAGACAGGCAGAAAACTACCGCAAGATGCTTATTGCAATGGCAAAGGATATAAGGGTCATTTTGATAAAACTTGCAGACAGGCTCCACAATATGCGAACCCTCAAGTACCTTCCTCCTGAAAAACAGAGACAAAAAGCTCAGGAAACAATTGACATATATGCTCCGCTTGCCCACAGACTTGGAATTTCAAAGATAAAGTGGGAGCTTGAAGATTTGTCCCTGCGCTATCTTGACCCTGAAGGCTATTATGATCTTGTTGAAAAGATTGCAAAAAAGAGGGTAGAAAGGGAAGAGTATATAAAGAAAATTATTTCGCTTATTTCAGAAAAACTCAAAGAGGCAAACATTGAGGTTGGTCAGATAGACGGAAGACCAAAACATTTTTACAGCATCTATCGTAAAATGAAAGAGCAAGGTAAAACTTTAGAAGAGATTTATGACCTTTTTGCTATTAGAATCATTGTAAATTCAGTAAAAGATTGTTATGGAGTTCTGGGAATAATTCATACATTGTTCAAACCCATGCCTGGCAGGTTTAAAGACTACATTGCAATGCCAAAACCGAACATGTACCAGTCACTTCACACAACCGTGATAGGACCTGAAGGTGAGCCTTTTGAAGTACAGATAAGAACATTTGATATGCATAGGACAGCCGAGTATGGTATTGCTGCTCACTGGAAGTACAAAGAAGGAAGAATTAAATCAACTGATGAAGATGAGAAGTTTGCTTGGCTTAGAGAACTTCTGGAGTGGCAGAAAGAGCTCAAAGATGCAAAAGAGTTTATGGAGTCGTTAAAAATAAACCTGTTTTCTGATGAGGTTTTTGTATTTACTCCGAAAGGCGATGTTATAAGTCTACCACAGGGTTCAACGCCGATAGACTTTGCATATGCAATTCACAGTGAGATAGGCAACAAAATGGCAGGAGCAAAAGTAAACGGCAAGCTTGTCCCCATTGATTATGAGCTCAAAAATGGTGATATTGTTGAGATTATTACATCACCCAATGTCCATGGTCCAAGCCAGGACTGGCTCAAGATTGTCAAAAGTCCTCAGGCAAAAAGCAAAATAAACGCATGGTTTAAAAAAGAGAGAAAAGAAGAGAATATTCAAAAAGGCAAAGATATATTGGAAAAGGAACTCAAAAAACTCAACCTTCCTTTACAATTTGCTCTAAAAGAGGATGTGCTGCAGGCGGTTTCGCAAAGATATGGCTATAGAACCCCTGAGGACATGTTTGCTGCACTTGGGTATGGTGGTATTACAGCTACTAAAATAGCACTGAGGATAAAAGAGGAGATAAAAAAATACATTAAAGAAGATGAGCAAAAAGAATTTCAGATTGAAAAGCCAAAACCTGCGAAGGCTTCTTCAAATAACGGAATACTTGTAAAAGGTGTTGAAAATGTTCTTGTGAGGTTTGCAAAATGTTGCAACCCGGTACCTGGCGATAAAGTTATAGGATACATCACAAGGGGAAGAGGCGTTTCAATCCACAGGCGTGACTGTCCAAATGTTGAACAGTATTTAAAAGAGCCAGAGAGGATTGTTGAGGCTGAGTGGAACGTTACGAAAGATGCAAAGTTTGACGCTACAATAAACGTTCTTGCAAACGACAGGACAGGAATACTGATGGACATAACAAACTTGCTTGGTGAGAACAAGATTTCGGTTAAGGCTATTCAGGGAAGGACCACACGAGACAGGATTGCCAATATCAATCTTACTGTTGAAATAAGTTCAACAGAGCAGCTTGAGAAGATTATTAGAAAGCTGAGGAAAATTGACAGTGTATTTGAGGTCCAGCGTGTAAAAGGAGGCTAA
- a CDS encoding Ger(x)C family spore germination protein: MKHSKKAVLGTLIIFSILFLSGCWDRVEIEDRGYILALGVDKYDPSDLNKYETSEYINLDRNTQKFSPEQKKPDIKTNQKGIDPQTKRKVKPPLPSSKNQYKFAVTVLFPNLRTIGKDSKQDEQMRFLFVRPTNNVVGIRNYLEREINKRLYYGYLKVVVFGKDLAKDPALVREALDGLNRESDIPQNTFLLVSETTARDILNTMPLVQPVTGIHLFEISKSASIYGRVIDTPLSQVVNSFINSNCAVISRVEPGIETLKIAGAAVFKNFKFVGWMNEKQLQVYKLLMGKAKHTFIDDLKYKSSYIPFVTTEIQVKKKIKEDKGKLRVIYNLRIEGEVPEFVFKSDYKVLDDPMRRYIQTELNRIIKQRSQQLCYMLNVKYNADVLAIGDFISKHRPKEWEKLKKNWDTELKKIKIEVIPDVRLRRSGTVF; the protein is encoded by the coding sequence ATGAAACATAGCAAAAAAGCGGTATTAGGTACTTTAATAATATTTTCAATACTTTTTTTGTCAGGTTGCTGGGATAGGGTTGAGATAGAAGACAGAGGTTATATTCTTGCACTTGGTGTTGACAAATATGACCCAAGTGATTTGAACAAGTACGAAACAAGTGAATATATTAATCTTGACAGAAACACTCAAAAATTTTCTCCAGAACAAAAAAAGCCAGATATAAAAACTAACCAGAAGGGTATTGACCCACAAACAAAAAGAAAGGTAAAACCCCCTCTTCCAAGTAGTAAAAATCAATACAAGTTTGCAGTGACAGTACTTTTCCCAAACCTCAGAACTATAGGAAAGGATTCAAAGCAAGATGAACAAATGAGATTTTTATTTGTAAGACCTACAAATAATGTTGTTGGAATTAGAAACTATCTTGAGAGAGAGATAAACAAAAGGCTATATTATGGATATTTAAAAGTAGTTGTTTTTGGAAAAGACCTTGCTAAAGACCCTGCACTTGTAAGAGAGGCTTTAGATGGACTTAATAGAGAAAGTGATATTCCACAGAACACATTTTTACTTGTTTCTGAAACAACAGCAAGGGATATCCTTAATACCATGCCACTTGTCCAACCTGTAACTGGTATTCATCTTTTTGAGATATCAAAAAGCGCTTCAATTTATGGTAGGGTTATTGATACCCCATTGAGTCAAGTTGTAAATAGTTTTATAAATTCAAACTGTGCAGTTATCTCAAGAGTAGAGCCTGGAATTGAAACATTGAAAATAGCTGGTGCCGCTGTATTTAAAAACTTTAAATTTGTAGGGTGGATGAATGAAAAGCAGCTTCAAGTCTATAAGCTTCTGATGGGAAAAGCTAAGCATACATTTATTGACGATTTAAAATACAAATCTTCCTATATTCCGTTTGTGACAACAGAGATACAGGTAAAGAAAAAAATAAAGGAAGATAAAGGCAAATTAAGGGTTATATACAACTTACGAATAGAAGGTGAGGTTCCTGAATTTGTTTTCAAAAGTGATTATAAAGTTTTGGATGATCCTATGAGAAGGTATATACAAACTGAACTGAATAGAATAATAAAACAAAGGTCACAACAACTATGTTATATGTTAAATGTAAAATACAATGCAGATGTATTGGCAATAGGTGATTTCATATCTAAACACAGACCAAAAGAATGGGAAAAGCTAAAGAAAAACTGGGATACTGAGCTAAAGAAAATTAAAATAGAAGTCATACCGGATGTGAGACTTAGAAGAAGTGGAACAGTATTTTAA
- a CDS encoding spore germination protein: MGFIEIIKRRKERVRNSQKKETKEYICAQEKIYISIDDNLNYLREVLIDNDDIVIREFFAGDIKCATVFIDGLVKREIIDRDVIKHLMVEVQLFDKNISQNEAYSKILNTLLATSDIKEVTSFKDAILDLLCGETLLFIDKSDKIIRISTRNFPNRGIQQPISENAVRGPRDSFNEVVRFSTALIRRRVRDTRLRVKNLKLGRRSKTDVYLIYVDDIVDREILNEVNQRLSKIDIDAIMESGMIEQLIEDDIFCLFPTIQHTERVDTAVAALYEGRIVILTDNTNLALIVPATFATFIQHSEDYYERWHIATVIRILRVFAAVLAMTLQGFYISISSFTPSMIPPDLGLFIAATREGVPIPVFLEALFLEFMLELLREAGLRLPGPIGQTIGIVGGLIIGQAAVQAGIISPIMVILVATTAIASFAIPAYNFSISLRLFKFVYILVCAALGLYGFILLSLIIIGNLVKTKSFGIPYLSPFVSFEIMDYKDAIVRLPTRYLWSRPIFASTQQKIRMLYERTPDYASAGEDKR; encoded by the coding sequence ATGGGGTTTATTGAGATAATAAAACGAAGAAAGGAAAGGGTTAGAAATAGCCAAAAGAAAGAGACAAAGGAATATATTTGCGCGCAGGAAAAAATTTATATATCTATTGATGATAACCTAAATTATTTAAGAGAGGTACTCATTGATAATGATGATATTGTTATAAGAGAATTTTTTGCAGGTGATATAAAATGTGCAACTGTGTTTATCGATGGGCTTGTTAAAAGGGAAATTATAGACAGAGATGTGATAAAGCATCTTATGGTAGAGGTACAATTATTTGATAAAAATATTTCTCAGAATGAAGCCTACAGTAAGATACTAAATACCCTTCTTGCTACATCTGATATTAAAGAGGTAACAAGTTTTAAAGATGCTATTTTAGACCTTTTATGTGGAGAGACGCTACTGTTTATTGACAAATCTGACAAAATAATTAGAATTTCAACACGTAATTTTCCAAATAGAGGAATTCAACAACCAATATCTGAAAATGCAGTAAGAGGACCTCGAGATAGTTTTAATGAGGTTGTGAGATTTTCGACAGCTCTTATCCGAAGAAGAGTAAGAGATACAAGGCTTAGGGTAAAGAATTTAAAACTGGGGAGAAGGTCGAAAACTGATGTGTATCTTATATATGTAGATGACATTGTGGACAGGGAAATTTTAAATGAGGTAAACCAAAGACTTTCAAAAATTGATATTGATGCAATAATGGAGTCTGGGATGATAGAACAACTTATAGAAGACGACATATTTTGCTTATTCCCAACAATTCAACACACAGAAAGAGTTGATACAGCAGTTGCTGCTCTTTATGAAGGAAGGATTGTAATTTTAACTGACAATACAAACTTAGCACTTATTGTTCCCGCGACATTTGCTACATTTATACAACATTCTGAGGATTACTATGAAAGATGGCATATTGCAACAGTTATACGAATTTTAAGGGTTTTTGCAGCAGTCTTAGCCATGACATTACAAGGGTTTTATATATCGATATCCTCATTTACCCCAAGTATGATACCACCTGACTTAGGTCTGTTTATTGCAGCCACAAGAGAAGGTGTGCCAATACCAGTATTTTTAGAGGCACTTTTTTTGGAGTTTATGCTTGAACTTCTAAGAGAAGCAGGCTTGAGACTTCCAGGACCAATAGGACAGACAATAGGCATTGTAGGTGGGCTTATAATAGGACAAGCTGCTGTGCAAGCAGGAATTATTTCGCCTATAATGGTTATACTTGTTGCAACAACTGCAATTGCATCGTTTGCTATCCCGGCATATAATTTTTCTATTTCCCTAAGGCTTTTTAAATTTGTTTATATTCTTGTCTGCGCCGCTTTGGGACTTTATGGATTCATACTATTGAGCTTAATAATTATTGGTAATTTAGTAAAAACAAAAAGTTTTGGAATTCCATATTTATCACCTTTTGTCTCATTTGAGATTATGGATTACAAGGACGCTATTGTAAGACTTCCAACAAGATATCTTTGGTCAAGACCAATATTTGCCTCAACTCAGCAAAAAATAAGGATGCTTTATGAAAGAACCCCAGATTATGCATCGGCAGGTGAAGATAAAAGATGA
- a CDS encoding GerAB/ArcD/ProY family transporter, with protein sequence MIINDNDKISSFQCFVLLVSVMIGIGIMFMPASVAKASEQNGWFVVMLGGILSFLVFLLIFRVTMINPDLTIIELLNKAFGKILGTVLSFIYVVYFVIFSAFETRLIAETAKEFLFTLTPNEVLIISFLFTCAYISRYGIEVIARMCEVLMPGIVLIIIVLSFFVYQRLDFSNLLPVLNIPFTKLIKGIGTTIFSFLGFEVFLFFMPYVRRKDKLIKSAFFGFLVTILLYEVIVIFATADFGSKVVQTMVWPTLNLFRDVTVLEIVIERPESIVVSLWMITTYTTEIIFLMTTGLILARIFNTKEHNFFVFIQLPFIYILSLIPQNIVETQRFMDYFSYFFASFTVLLLPLITFVTLSIKKKVKKYET encoded by the coding sequence ATGATAATAAACGACAATGACAAAATTTCCAGTTTCCAGTGTTTTGTGTTGTTGGTATCTGTCATGATAGGAATTGGTATAATGTTTATGCCTGCGTCTGTTGCAAAAGCATCAGAACAAAATGGATGGTTTGTTGTGATGCTTGGTGGAATATTATCTTTTTTAGTTTTTCTTCTAATATTTAGAGTTACTATGATAAACCCTGATTTGACTATTATTGAACTTTTAAATAAAGCGTTTGGGAAGATTTTGGGAACTGTACTTTCATTTATATATGTAGTTTACTTTGTAATATTTTCTGCTTTTGAAACAAGGCTTATTGCAGAGACAGCCAAGGAATTTTTATTTACACTCACACCGAATGAAGTTTTGATTATTTCATTTCTTTTTACTTGTGCTTATATTTCAAGATATGGAATAGAAGTAATTGCACGCATGTGTGAAGTTTTAATGCCGGGGATTGTGCTTATAATTATTGTTTTGAGCTTTTTTGTATACCAAAGGCTTGACTTTTCAAATCTTCTTCCTGTTTTAAACATTCCTTTTACAAAACTTATTAAGGGTATTGGTACAACAATTTTTAGCTTTCTTGGTTTTGAAGTATTTTTATTTTTTATGCCATATGTGAGGCGAAAGGACAAGCTAATCAAGAGTGCTTTTTTTGGATTTCTTGTTACGATTTTGCTCTACGAGGTTATAGTAATCTTTGCGACAGCTGATTTTGGTTCAAAAGTAGTACAAACCATGGTATGGCCGACACTGAATCTTTTTAGAGATGTGACAGTTTTGGAAATAGTTATTGAAAGACCTGAAAGTATTGTTGTTTCCCTATGGATGATTACAACCTACACCACAGAGATTATATTTTTAATGACAACAGGGTTGATTTTGGCAAGGATTTTTAACACGAAAGAACATAATTTCTTTGTATTCATTCAGCTGCCATTTATTTATATATTATCATTGATACCACAAAATATAGTAGAGACACAAAGATTTATGGATTATTTTAGCTACTTTTTTGCGTCTTTTACTGTATTGTTATTACCTTTAATAACTTTCGTTACTCTCTCAATCAAAAAGAAGGTGAAAAAATATGAAACATAG
- a CDS encoding radical SAM protein: MLSQQLLKSCRICPRECGVNRIEGETGFCKIVGGIKVSKAFLHFWEEPCISGKNGSGTVFFSGCNMGCIFCQNYEISQMRFGAFIDVNKLATIFLNLQSKGAHNINLVTPTIYVPYIIEAIDIARGKGLRIPIVYNTSSYEKPETIELLRGYVDIFLPDLKYFDDEIAKKYSNAPRYFEFASKSILKMFELVGDVVIENGIMKRGVIIRHLVLPMHTNDSIMILSWIKDNLKGKVMISLMSQYYPMYRAKEFKEISRRITKKEYQEVVNFVLENGLDYGYIQD, translated from the coding sequence TTGCTTTCCCAACAGCTTTTAAAAAGCTGCAGAATATGTCCGCGAGAGTGCGGGGTAAATCGGATTGAGGGCGAGACTGGTTTTTGCAAAATTGTAGGTGGTATAAAGGTGTCAAAAGCCTTTTTGCATTTCTGGGAAGAGCCATGTATCTCCGGCAAAAACGGGTCTGGCACAGTATTTTTTTCTGGGTGCAATATGGGCTGTATATTTTGCCAGAATTATGAGATAAGCCAGATGAGGTTTGGAGCATTCATAGATGTAAATAAACTTGCTACTATCTTTTTGAACCTTCAGTCAAAAGGTGCTCACAATATAAATCTTGTGACGCCAACCATTTACGTTCCATATATAATTGAGGCAATTGACATTGCAAGGGGAAAGGGTCTTAGAATTCCCATTGTGTACAACACATCTTCATATGAAAAACCAGAAACCATAGAGCTTTTGAGAGGATATGTGGACATATTCTTGCCAGACCTTAAATATTTTGATGATGAGATTGCAAAAAAGTATTCCAATGCTCCTCGGTATTTTGAATTTGCATCAAAGTCAATATTAAAAATGTTTGAGCTTGTTGGAGATGTTGTAATAGAAAATGGTATAATGAAAAGAGGTGTTATAATTCGCCATTTGGTACTTCCAATGCACACAAATGATTCTATAATGATTTTGAGCTGGATTAAAGACAACTTGAAAGGCAAAGTTATGATAAGCCTTATGAGCCAGTATTATCCTATGTATAGGGCTAAAGAGTTTAAAGAAATTTCAAGAAGGATTACAAAAAAAGAATATCAAGAGGTTGTAAACTTTGTGCTGGAAAATGGTCTTGACTATGGATACATTCAGGATTAA